Proteins encoded by one window of Kineosporia sp. NBRC 101731:
- a CDS encoding MarR family winged helix-turn-helix transcriptional regulator → MMNEYPDDQVAAQPIGYWSGAAYRAVVGRLRAELAFEQLTQPHWWTLNHVAGSPGTWTRTELADKLQPYDDLGVELEDVFDDLIERGWLLEEPGFVLTATGEEGLARARERNAGAHAETCAGISTEDYVTTINTLRRMIGNLGGSSNLAV, encoded by the coding sequence ATGATGAACGAGTACCCGGACGACCAGGTGGCGGCCCAGCCCATCGGCTACTGGAGCGGGGCCGCCTACCGGGCGGTCGTCGGGCGCCTGCGCGCCGAGCTGGCCTTCGAGCAGCTCACCCAGCCGCACTGGTGGACGCTGAACCACGTCGCTGGTTCGCCGGGCACCTGGACCCGCACCGAGCTGGCCGACAAACTCCAGCCCTACGACGACCTGGGCGTCGAGCTGGAAGACGTGTTCGACGACCTGATCGAGCGTGGATGGTTGCTCGAGGAGCCCGGTTTCGTTTTGACGGCGACCGGGGAGGAGGGCCTGGCCCGCGCCCGCGAACGCAATGCCGGTGCCCACGCCGAGACCTGCGCCGGGATCAGCACCGAGGACTACGTCACCACCATCAACACGCTGCGGCGGATGATCGGGAACCTGGGCGGCTCGAGCAACCTAGCCGTCTGA
- a CDS encoding AfsR/SARP family transcriptional regulator, producing MLRFGVLGPLEVRDEGRELRVGGPRHRAVLARLLIAAPRVVPVQWLIDDLWDDPPQGALGSVQTFVGALRKSLEPDRPPRTASSLLVTQAPGYAVRAPAVDAWEFAQGLEQGQRQIAAGQPLQAHDQLERALNRWRGPAYAEFGDQPWARAEAHRLDELRSLAVECRAGAALELGRAAALVPDLEAHVERHPLREDGWRLLALALYRTGRQGDALAALRRARQTLVEQLGVEPGDALRQLESDVLAHAEHLEKPAPREVSGSSLWRAAIRGQDPTSTGPDSHRERLEALMGLVRALAVTGELAQARQYRGEAVRAAAELADPLLFAQVVGAFDVPAIWTANDDEELSGFLVDSAERALAGLRAEDEEHLPECARLLVTIALERRADSGPRGMEAAHEAERLARDLDDPNLLALALNGRFLQTFARAGLAPERALIGHELLEIAAAQPAGLPTVEVLGHLILIQSYAALADLGAAERHARAADVLAERHGIPLVGVFTTWFTALRTAVVGSAEEAREAYLTAGATLPGSGMPGLESGIVPLALLCLDLVNGEEGEGLQDFGPYQPWAEALLKAGPVPASSPRDLLFEARTCLQALVALRDGDEPSMRRAYAQLLPAQDELAGAGSGMVYLGPVATYLGRLALALGETDRADKHFARADRLRVRALGGGPLDQRGGFA from the coding sequence GTGTTGCGATTCGGGGTGCTGGGGCCGCTCGAGGTCAGGGACGAAGGTCGTGAGCTCAGGGTCGGTGGGCCTCGGCACCGGGCGGTGCTGGCACGGTTGCTGATCGCGGCGCCGCGGGTGGTGCCGGTGCAGTGGCTGATCGACGATCTCTGGGACGACCCGCCGCAGGGCGCGCTGGGCTCGGTGCAGACCTTCGTCGGGGCGCTGCGCAAGTCGCTGGAACCTGACCGCCCGCCGCGTACGGCGTCGTCACTGCTCGTCACCCAGGCGCCCGGATATGCCGTGCGCGCTCCCGCTGTCGATGCCTGGGAGTTCGCCCAAGGCCTGGAACAGGGGCAGCGCCAGATCGCCGCTGGACAGCCCCTTCAGGCCCACGACCAGCTGGAACGCGCTCTGAACCGGTGGCGCGGACCGGCCTATGCGGAGTTCGGCGACCAGCCCTGGGCCCGGGCCGAGGCTCACCGTCTGGACGAGTTGCGGTCGCTCGCCGTCGAGTGCCGGGCCGGGGCCGCGCTGGAACTAGGGCGTGCCGCCGCTCTCGTTCCCGATCTGGAGGCGCACGTCGAGCGCCACCCGTTACGGGAGGACGGATGGCGTCTCTTGGCACTCGCGCTGTACCGGACCGGGCGTCAGGGGGATGCGCTGGCGGCGCTGCGCCGGGCCCGGCAGACACTGGTCGAGCAGCTCGGGGTGGAACCCGGTGATGCTCTGCGGCAGCTGGAGTCGGATGTTCTCGCTCACGCCGAGCATCTGGAAAAGCCTGCACCGAGAGAAGTTTCCGGGAGCAGTCTGTGGCGGGCGGCGATTCGGGGGCAAGATCCGACCTCGACCGGTCCGGACAGCCACCGGGAACGGCTCGAGGCGCTGATGGGACTGGTGCGGGCGCTCGCGGTCACCGGGGAACTCGCGCAGGCCCGGCAGTACCGGGGTGAGGCCGTGCGGGCCGCCGCCGAGCTTGCCGATCCGCTGCTGTTTGCCCAGGTGGTGGGCGCTTTTGATGTTCCGGCGATCTGGACCGCCAACGACGACGAGGAATTGTCGGGTTTTCTGGTCGACTCGGCTGAGCGCGCGTTGGCAGGGCTTCGAGCAGAGGACGAGGAACACCTCCCTGAGTGTGCCCGCCTGCTGGTGACCATCGCCCTGGAACGGCGGGCGGACTCCGGGCCACGCGGGATGGAAGCCGCGCACGAGGCGGAGCGTCTGGCCCGCGACCTCGACGACCCGAACCTGCTGGCACTCGCGCTCAACGGCCGGTTTCTGCAGACCTTCGCCCGGGCCGGCCTGGCTCCCGAGCGGGCGCTGATCGGTCACGAGCTTCTGGAGATCGCCGCAGCTCAGCCTGCCGGTCTTCCGACGGTGGAGGTGCTGGGCCACCTCATCCTCATCCAGTCGTACGCGGCGCTGGCCGACCTGGGGGCAGCCGAGCGCCACGCCCGGGCGGCGGACGTCCTGGCCGAGCGGCACGGGATTCCGTTGGTCGGGGTGTTCACGACCTGGTTCACGGCGCTTCGCACGGCTGTTGTCGGCTCGGCCGAGGAGGCCCGCGAGGCCTATCTCACAGCGGGAGCAACCCTGCCCGGTTCCGGCATGCCCGGTCTGGAGAGCGGGATCGTGCCTCTGGCCCTGCTGTGTCTCGACCTGGTGAACGGCGAGGAGGGAGAAGGATTGCAGGATTTCGGCCCGTATCAGCCCTGGGCCGAGGCTCTGTTGAAGGCCGGTCCGGTGCCGGCCTCGTCTCCGCGGGACCTGCTGTTCGAGGCCCGCACCTGTCTGCAAGCCCTCGTCGCGCTGCGGGACGGGGACGAGCCGTCTATGAGAAGGGCCTACGCACAGCTACTTCCGGCGCAGGACGAACTAGCGGGCGCGGGCAGCGGGATGGTCTACCTGGGTCCGGTCGCGACCTATCTCGGGCGACTGGCACTGGCACTGGGTGAGACGGACCGGGCCGACAAGCATTTTGCCCGGGCCGACCGTTTACGGGTCAGGGCTCTGGGTGGGGGTCCGCTTGATCAGCGGGGAGGATTTGCATGA
- a CDS encoding alpha/beta hydrolase, giving the protein MTEIPGFDYRRIEGAEGVHLNVAVGGAGPAVVLLHGFPQTHLCWRDVAVELAQEHTVICPDLRGYGDSDKPEDTGETYSKRIMAADVVAVAKNLGFDRFALAGHDRGALVAIRAALDHPQTVTHLASLDVFTTLDMWDVMAGRAAAVGFHLYLMAQPPGLPELMINAVPDEFFGHFLDIWATSPLEYREIYLEKSRAAVTSIVADYRASAGIDVDHDQADRDAGNHLRMPVTVLQQDWGQAMTGQAVERWQAWAPDLEHRTVNCGHFMAEEDPATITQALKTLLKR; this is encoded by the coding sequence ATGACAGAGATTCCTGGTTTCGACTACCGCCGGATCGAGGGTGCCGAAGGAGTGCACCTGAATGTGGCGGTGGGCGGTGCAGGCCCCGCGGTCGTCCTGCTGCACGGCTTCCCACAGACCCACCTGTGCTGGCGCGACGTCGCCGTCGAGTTGGCTCAGGAGCACACCGTCATCTGCCCTGACCTGCGCGGATACGGGGACAGCGACAAGCCGGAAGACACCGGTGAGACCTACTCCAAGCGCATCATGGCCGCAGACGTGGTGGCCGTGGCGAAGAACCTGGGCTTCGACCGCTTTGCCCTGGCCGGGCACGACCGGGGCGCCCTGGTCGCGATCCGGGCGGCACTCGACCACCCGCAGACCGTGACCCACCTGGCCTCGCTCGACGTCTTCACCACGCTGGACATGTGGGATGTGATGGCCGGTCGTGCCGCCGCCGTGGGCTTCCACCTCTACCTGATGGCCCAGCCGCCCGGCCTGCCCGAACTCATGATCAACGCGGTTCCGGACGAATTCTTCGGCCACTTCCTCGACATCTGGGCCACGTCACCGCTGGAGTACCGCGAGATCTACCTGGAGAAGTCCCGCGCGGCCGTGACCTCGATCGTCGCCGACTACCGGGCGTCGGCCGGCATCGACGTCGACCACGACCAGGCCGACCGCGACGCCGGGAACCACCTGCGCATGCCGGTCACCGTGCTGCAGCAGGACTGGGGCCAGGCCATGACCGGTCAGGCCGTCGAGCGCTGGCAGGCCTGGGCCCCCGATCTGGAGCACCGCACGGTCAACTGCGGGCACTTCATGGCCGAGGAAGACCCGGCCACGATCACCCAGGCCCTGAAAACCCTCCTGAAGCGCTAG
- a CDS encoding COX15/CtaA family protein yields the protein MRTPFGLLEPFIRLNPRAVRWATTFALVCSIGIILTGGIVRLTGSGLGCTTWPKCTEDSLVVPAEMGIHGAIEFTNRLLTFVISVAVGLAIITARFQKVPNRWLVRTTWSQFFIIVLNAVLGGITVWTGLNPYLVAVHFCAATLLLTTTALSYDFAHSHAFEAWNRRTVSGSGPRYGRRAVLTQNDVPSTSQAADGTVVLPGPALDPTRPMRTKLAWALVVVAGFLVVAGTLTTGSGPHPGDSSEVHRIQIDWAAMAWIHGLLGVLVLGLAAVCAVAAHRAGDRKTLQRGLILLGVLVAQMMVGLYQSLDGLPWVVVVIHMGGAALTWVGVLRVLLATIHPDPVTSAPQATEASSVTAV from the coding sequence ATGCGTACGCCGTTCGGCCTGCTCGAGCCCTTCATCCGGCTGAATCCTCGGGCGGTGCGCTGGGCCACCACGTTCGCCCTGGTCTGCAGCATCGGGATCATCCTGACCGGCGGTATCGTCCGGCTGACCGGCTCCGGCCTGGGCTGCACGACCTGGCCCAAGTGCACAGAAGACTCCCTGGTCGTGCCCGCCGAGATGGGTATCCACGGAGCCATCGAGTTCACCAACCGCCTGCTGACCTTCGTCATCTCGGTGGCGGTGGGGCTGGCGATCATCACGGCGCGGTTCCAGAAGGTGCCGAACCGCTGGCTGGTGCGCACCACCTGGTCGCAGTTCTTCATCATCGTGCTGAACGCCGTGCTCGGCGGGATCACGGTGTGGACGGGCCTGAACCCGTACCTGGTGGCCGTGCACTTCTGCGCCGCCACGCTGCTGCTGACCACGACGGCGCTGAGCTACGACTTCGCCCACAGCCACGCCTTCGAGGCGTGGAACCGGCGCACGGTCAGCGGCTCCGGCCCGCGGTACGGGCGGCGGGCGGTGCTCACCCAGAACGACGTTCCGAGCACGTCGCAGGCCGCCGACGGCACCGTGGTGCTTCCGGGGCCGGCACTCGACCCGACGCGTCCGATGCGCACGAAACTGGCCTGGGCCCTGGTCGTCGTGGCCGGGTTCCTGGTGGTGGCGGGCACACTGACCACCGGCTCCGGCCCGCACCCGGGTGACTCCAGCGAGGTGCACCGCATCCAGATCGACTGGGCCGCCATGGCCTGGATCCACGGGCTGCTGGGCGTGCTGGTGCTCGGGCTGGCCGCGGTCTGCGCCGTCGCCGCGCATCGCGCCGGAGACCGCAAGACCTTGCAGCGTGGGCTGATCCTGCTCGGGGTGCTGGTCGCGCAGATGATGGTCGGCCTCTACCAGAGCCTCGACGGCCTGCCCTGGGTGGTGGTGGTCATCCACATGGGCGGCGCCGCCCTGACCTGGGTCGGCGTGCTGCGTGTCCTGCTCGCCACCATCCACCCCGACCCGGTGACCTCCGCACCGCAGGCGACCGAGGCGTCCTCTGTTACTGCTGTTTGA
- a CDS encoding multidrug efflux SMR transporter — protein MAWLALAGAIVLEIMATISLKTADGFTRFWPSVIVVVGYIGCFSLLGFALKTLDVGLVYALWSAVGTAAITLLAVVMFGETITLPRIGGLLLIILGVIVVNLSGGEAHAVGGTKVSTAPAPVPPVPQQRVQGPESGEVPMLTPRSGLIPRQMRPRHDMKTDPDSDLAPVFPDLRRPEI, from the coding sequence GTGGCGTGGCTGGCTCTGGCGGGAGCTATCGTTCTGGAGATCATGGCGACGATCAGCCTGAAAACGGCTGATGGATTCACCCGGTTCTGGCCGAGTGTGATCGTCGTGGTGGGGTACATCGGCTGTTTCAGTCTTCTTGGCTTTGCGTTGAAAACCCTTGATGTGGGCCTGGTCTACGCACTCTGGTCAGCTGTGGGCACGGCGGCCATCACGCTTCTCGCGGTGGTGATGTTCGGTGAGACGATCACCCTGCCGCGCATCGGCGGACTGCTGCTGATCATTCTCGGGGTGATCGTGGTCAATCTCAGCGGCGGGGAGGCACACGCTGTGGGCGGGACGAAAGTGTCCACCGCCCCGGCACCCGTTCCGCCGGTTCCCCAGCAGCGGGTTCAGGGGCCGGAATCCGGTGAGGTTCCCATGCTCACCCCACGCAGCGGCCTGATTCCCCGGCAGATGCGACCCCGGCACGACATGAAGACCGATCCGGATTCCGACCTGGCACCAGTCTTTCCCGATCTCCGCCGGCCCGAGATCTGA